Sequence from the uncultured Draconibacterium sp. genome:
GCTTGTTGCAATTCAATCGTTACATTATCTCCCTCGCGTTTACCAATTTTATCTCTGATTTCTTTTTTCAGATGAAGCCAGTGTCCGCCTTTTCCGTTCGGTAATAAATTCATCGAAACAACATAATCATCAATCGAAACCTGGCACCACACATGTCGATTCGTTCCAAATTCTTTCCGACTGTCAAAAGGAAATTCAGCATAAACTCCTTTAAAAGGTCCGTTAATCAGAGTGGTTTCAAATTTAAATTTCTTCCCCATCTCTCAGGAATCTTAGGTTTCGTTGTAAGCCATTATAACCGGTTCGTTTTACCGCCGAGTTTTTAAAAAGCTCGTTAAACAGCGGACGTTCCATAGTTTCCCAATCCTGTTTCTGAAGTGTTAAAAGTTTGGGGTGAGGTTTTAAACCTGTTTCGTTGTGTGGTTCCGATTTTAAATTCCACGGACATACATCCTGGCAAATGTCACAGCCAAATACCCGGTTTTCAAACTGCCCTTTTAAATTGGAGTCCATTTCTCCACGCACTTCAATGGTTTGGTACGAAATACATTTACGGGCATCAACCACACGATCGGCAACAATGGCTTTTGTGGGGCAGGCATCAATACATTTTGTGCATCGCCCGCAGTGGTCGCGCACCAGTTTCGGGTCGTCGTAAGGCAGTTCAATATCGATGATCAGTTCGCCAATAAAAAAGAAACTGCCATGTTCCGGCGAAATAAGGTTGCTGTTTTTTCCTACCCACCCCAGGCCTACTTTCCGTGCCCAGGCACGCTCTAAAACCGGTGCCGAATCAACAAAAGGTCTACCTGAGCAAGGTGCGATTTCTTCCTGGATAAATTGAAGCAGTTCCTTCAATTTGTCTTTCAACACAAAATGATAGTCGGTACCGTAAGCATACTTCGAAAGTACCGGTGCCGTTTGGTCTTCCTGCATTGATTCCGGGTAATAGTTCAGCAGCACAACAATAATGGTTTTCGCATTCTCAACCAGCAACGAAGGATCTAAACGCTTATCAATATTACGGCTCATATAGCCCATTTCGCCATACATATCGTTGGCCAGCCACGTTTTCAGACGAGGTTCTTCTTCCTCCAAAAACGAAACCGGAAGTATGGCATGATCGAGAAACCCGAGCGATTGTATTTTTTGTTTAAGTTGCTGTAGCATACTTTAATTGTTAGTGCAAATTAAAACAATCGGCCAGAACTAAAAAATAGCTGAAGCAGATCATTGTTCCGGGAGCCCGCATGAAATACGAAGAAAGCTTTGCATATTTTAGCAAAGGTGTCTTAATTTGTCGCCATTCAACATCTCAAAATTATTTTATGCGCATTGCTGTTATCGATTTAGGAACCAACACCTGCAACCTGCTTATTGCCGAAATGAATGGTGCAGACTACAAGCTTTTGCATCAAAGCAAGGAAATGGTGAAACTGGGCGACGGAAAAATCAGGGATAACCAGATTAGTGATGAAGCTACTTTTAGGACGAAAGCTGCATTTGTTGCGCATAAAAAGGTGATGGACACTTTTGGTGTTGATGAAATAAAAGTTTTTGCGACATCGGCAGTGCGCACAGCCGATAATAAAGCCGAATTTGTAGCCGAAATTGAAAAGATTTGTGCTTGTTCTGTTGAAGTTATTTCCGGCGAACGCGAAGCTGAGCTTATTTTTCAGGGTGTTTTGCTGGCTTTCGAAAAAATTGAATTTCCTTCTGTAATTCTGGATATTGGAGGTGGTAGTAACGAGTTGATATTAACACATGAAGATACAATCCTATGGAAAGAAAGCCGACCGACCGGCATGTCCCGCATCATTAATTCCTTTGATCTTTCTGATCCGGTAAGTGATGAACAAATCAGAGAACTTCAAACGTTTTTTGCTGAAGAACATCAATCGGCAATTCAGAATTGTAGAGAAAAGAAGGTTGCTACTTTAATTGGTTGCTCCGGTGCTTTTGATACGATTGCTGATATGATCGATGAGGTAAATCCGGGCGAGAAACAACGGGTAACACAGGTCGTTACGCTGGAGGAATTCTATGCCGTTTATAAAAAATTGCTGCAATCAACCCGCGAAGAACGTTTGCAAATGAAAGGAATGGATTATGTGCGCGTTGATTTGATTGTGCCGGCTGTAATCCTGATTGAAACGCTGATTTCTTCAATTGGAATTAAACAGATCATACAAACTGATTTTGCCTTGCGCGAAGGTGTGCTTTACGAAATGCTTGCTAAATAATTACAGAAGCGAATGTCCCGCAGTTTTTACATTTTCCAGCGGTATCAAGGCTTGTAATTTCTGTATTGTAATGGTTTCTTGAAATAAGTGAAGCCTTGCAATTCGTACAATAAGTGGTTGATCGTTTCGGGTCGCTAACATTTCCCAGGTAAACATGTTGTAGTTGTGTTTTGGCCAGATCGTACAACTCAATTAATGTTTCTATTGGCGTGGCCGGTGCATTTAATTTGTATTGTGGATAGTAGCGCGACAGGTGCAGTGGCACATCGTTCCCCAACTCTGTGGCAATCCAGCTTATCATGCTCTTAAATTCCGTGGGATCATCGTTCAACCCGGGAATAACCAGCGTGGTAACCTCAAGATGAGCTGGGCTTGCAGCAATTTGTTTAAGTGTATTTAGCACAGGTTGCAATTTCCCTTTGGTGTATTTTTTATAGAAGTCGTTCGAGAAAGCTTTCAGATCGATATTAAAGGCATCGATAAAAGGCAGCAGTTTTTGTAACGGTTTCTTATTGATGTAACCGTTGGAAACTACCACATTTTTTAATTTTTCTGAATGAGCCAGTTGTGCCGTCTCCAATAAAAACTCGTAAAAAGTAAAAGGTTCGTTGTAGGTGTAGGCAATGCCAATGTTGTTCCATGTTTTCAGCGCTTCCTTTACAATCTTTTCAGCACTGATGTTATAAAAACCGGAGAACTCAGAAGCTTTGCATTGTGAAATGCGGTGGTTTTGGCAGAAGCTGCAATGCAGGTTGCAACCCACTTCTCCAACCGATAAAATGTTTTTCCCGGGGTGAAAATGGTAGAGCGGTTTTTTCTCAATGGGATCTGAGCCGATCGCTGCAACTTTGTTATACACATCGGTAACTAAAATACCGCCGTGGTTCGTGCGTACTTTACAAATTCCTGTTTGGCTGTCGGATAAAATACAGTTCCACGGGCAGAGTTCACACTGAACTTGTCTGTTTGTATTTTTGCTATAGAATAAGGCTTCCTGCATTTCCTGTTGTATAACTTTTTAAAGTTACGAAAGGAAAACGAGAGTAGTTTCTTTCGCCTTATCCAATTTTTGATCCGAGCTTTTTGATTGCCTGTTGCATGTTGTCCATTTGTTTCATCAGCACACTAATGTCCGACTCCGGCTCGGGGATGCTGGTGTTCAGGTAGCACACAAATTTCCATACTTCGGTAACATCGCCAATTGGTACATCGTACGGTTCAAATGTTTTATTCAGCGAAACCAGGTGCAGCGACCGTTCCGTTTTAATATTATTACGCGCCACTTTAAAAACAATGCCTTCGTCGCGCGTAACAATAATATACGCATCGTTGCTTTTAATGTTGAAGAAATCCTGGATGAATTCGCCAATTACGATCGACCCGGCGGGGATGGGCAACATGGAGTCGCCTTCGATGGTAAAAGCTCTGTATTTCTTTTCTTTCGACAAGAACGGCAGCTGAAAAACCGGAAGCTTCCCGATGTACTCCGGGTCGGCAAAACAATTTACATAACCGGCTTTGGCTTTTTCGTTTACAAACTCAATATTGTCGTTGTTATCCGAATCTACCGTTGTGGCAATTACCCGCAATTTGGAACCGCGTATAAATACATCAAATCCGTTTTGCAGATCGGCAAACTGGCTTTCGGATAATTGTTGCAAATCCACATTAATCAGCGTGTCGATAGCGATCCCAAAATATTTCGAAAAAGTCTGAAGGTGTGAGACCGTGGGTTGGCTGATCTCATTTTCGAGTGCATTTACAGAAGTTCGTTTTAACTCCAGCGCTACAGCCACCTCGTTTTGTGTCCGTTTTTTTCTTTTTCGTAACAGCTTGATATTCTTGCCAAAGTAGTTCATGTGGAAATAATTATTTCTTCAAAAGTAAAAAATATTCTTGCAGTTTAAAAAGAAATGATTAATTTATTATCGACAAAAATGATAATATAAATATCAAAATAATGTATTTGTTTTAGATCAACATATTTCCTTAATGTTCCTAAATGTTTAAACCCAAAATGAACTGAGGTTCCTAATCCCTGGCATAACAGCCGGGGATTTTTTTAACTACAAACTACAATATGAGATAAAGACCATGAATGAAACAGTACATGAAAAACTGAAAATATTATCCGACGCCGCAAAATATGATGTGTCGTGTGCGTCGAGCGGAAGCAACCGGGCAAACAGCAGCAAAGGAATTGGCAGCGGTGTGGCATGCGGAATTTGCCATAGTTTTACCGAAGACGGGCGCTGTGTGAGCCTGTTTAAAATACTGATGACCAACAATTGTATTTACGATTGTGCTTACTGTATTAACCGACGTACAAATGACCGACCGCGGGCAACTTTTACCGCACAGGAAATTGTGGATCTTACCATTGGTTTCTATCGCCGAAACTACATTGAAGGATTGTTTTTGAGCTCGGGTGTGATAAAAAGTCCGGATTACACCATGGAGCGAATGGTGTTGGTTGCTAAAAAATTACGTAATGAAGAGAACTACAACGGCTACATCCATTTGAAAGCGATTCCCGGAGCGAGCCGCGAGTTGATTCATGAGGCTGGAATCTGGGCCGACCGACTGAGCGTTAACATGGAAATCCCGACTGAACCCAACCTGAAAAAGCTGGCACCTGAAAAGAGCTATCCCGATATTGTTACGCCCATGGGGCAAATCCGCGATTCGATACTTGTGGCAAAGGAAGAACGTAAAAAGTACCGCAAAGCACCTCGTTTTGCTCCGGCCGGACAAAGTACACAATTGATTGTTGGAGCCACTCCCGAAACCGACCGGCAAATTATTTTGCTGTCGTCGGGATTGTACAAAAAACAAAACCTGAAACGTGTATATTTTTCAGGTTACCTGCCGGTGAACAGTTATGATGAGCGTTTGCCGGCGATTAACCGGCCGCCGTTGGTGCGCGAAAACCGCCTGTATCAAAGCGATTGGCTGATACGTTTTTATCATTTTAAGGCTGAGGAGATTTTAAATGAAGACCAGCCTTTCCTTGATCTTGATGTCGACCCGAAACTGGGATTTGCACTGCGAAATATGCACCTGTTTCCTGTGGATATTAACCGCGCAGATTACGAAATGATTCTTAGGATTCCAGGTGTTGGGGTACAGTCGGCACAAAAGATTATTCTGGCGCGTAAACACCGCCGGCTAAATTCATTGCACCTTAAAAAACTGGGAATAGTGATGAAACGTGCCAAATACTTTATCACCTGCAACGAACTACCATCGCCGGGAGTGGGGTGGGAACCCAATCGGCTAAAACACAAATTGCTGTGCGAAATGAACTCGAAATACAAAAAATCGCTCGATACCCAGTTGAAACTGTTTACCGATTTTAAGCCGGTGCTGCCTACGTTGCACTAGTTGCAGTTTGCAGTCGCAGTATCCAGAAACCAGAATCCAGTATCCAAAAATCCAGTCATGAAAATATACACCTACGATAATACTTTTGAGGGTTTTTTAACCTGTGTTTTCGATTGTTACAGCCGAAAAGATTTCCCGGTTGATATTTGTTCGCGTTATGGCGAGCAGCGCTACCTTTTTGTTGAAAGTATTGATGTTGCAACCAACCCTAAAAAGGCCGAGCGGGTTTGGAAAGGTATTCAGAAACACCTGTCGGGAAAAAACAAGCAGTTGTTGTTTTATGCCTACCTGTCGGAAGATCTGGGCATAGAAATGAAGATCTACCGTTTTTTACGTCGCATGTTCAGCGGGCATTTGAACCTGGAAACCGATTATGGCGATCCTGATGTGTTGTATCTCACACAGGCTTC
This genomic interval carries:
- a CDS encoding YdeI/OmpD-associated family protein gives rise to the protein MGKKFKFETTLINGPFKGVYAEFPFDSRKEFGTNRHVWCQVSIDDYVVSMNLLPNGKGGHWLHLKKEIRDKIGKREGDNVTIELQQALKPRTVEIPDYLQWLLDNDGDMQKYFNRLPISGKKFWIQHIEESKNDDTKVERVNRFFEFLHKHYAHKS
- the queG gene encoding tRNA epoxyqueuosine(34) reductase QueG; this encodes MLQQLKQKIQSLGFLDHAILPVSFLEEEEPRLKTWLANDMYGEMGYMSRNIDKRLDPSLLVENAKTIIVVLLNYYPESMQEDQTAPVLSKYAYGTDYHFVLKDKLKELLQFIQEEIAPCSGRPFVDSAPVLERAWARKVGLGWVGKNSNLISPEHGSFFFIGELIIDIELPYDDPKLVRDHCGRCTKCIDACPTKAIVADRVVDARKCISYQTIEVRGEMDSNLKGQFENRVFGCDICQDVCPWNLKSEPHNETGLKPHPKLLTLQKQDWETMERPLFNELFKNSAVKRTGYNGLQRNLRFLRDGEEI
- the amrS gene encoding AmmeMemoRadiSam system radical SAM enzyme encodes the protein MQEALFYSKNTNRQVQCELCPWNCILSDSQTGICKVRTNHGGILVTDVYNKVAAIGSDPIEKKPLYHFHPGKNILSVGEVGCNLHCSFCQNHRISQCKASEFSGFYNISAEKIVKEALKTWNNIGIAYTYNEPFTFYEFLLETAQLAHSEKLKNVVVSNGYINKKPLQKLLPFIDAFNIDLKAFSNDFYKKYTKGKLQPVLNTLKQIAASPAHLEVTTLVIPGLNDDPTEFKSMISWIATELGNDVPLHLSRYYPQYKLNAPATPIETLIELYDLAKTQLQHVYLGNVSDPKRSTTYCTNCKASLISRNHYNTEITSLDTAGKCKNCGTFASVII
- a CDS encoding XRE family transcriptional regulator, producing MNYFGKNIKLLRKRKKRTQNEVAVALELKRTSVNALENEISQPTVSHLQTFSKYFGIAIDTLINVDLQQLSESQFADLQNGFDVFIRGSKLRVIATTVDSDNNDNIEFVNEKAKAGYVNCFADPEYIGKLPVFQLPFLSKEKKYRAFTIEGDSMLPIPAGSIVIGEFIQDFFNIKSNDAYIIVTRDEGIVFKVARNNIKTERSLHLVSLNKTFEPYDVPIGDVTEVWKFVCYLNTSIPEPESDISVLMKQMDNMQQAIKKLGSKIG
- a CDS encoding putative DNA modification/repair radical SAM protein codes for the protein MNETVHEKLKILSDAAKYDVSCASSGSNRANSSKGIGSGVACGICHSFTEDGRCVSLFKILMTNNCIYDCAYCINRRTNDRPRATFTAQEIVDLTIGFYRRNYIEGLFLSSGVIKSPDYTMERMVLVAKKLRNEENYNGYIHLKAIPGASRELIHEAGIWADRLSVNMEIPTEPNLKKLAPEKSYPDIVTPMGQIRDSILVAKEERKKYRKAPRFAPAGQSTQLIVGATPETDRQIILLSSGLYKKQNLKRVYFSGYLPVNSYDERLPAINRPPLVRENRLYQSDWLIRFYHFKAEEILNEDQPFLDLDVDPKLGFALRNMHLFPVDINRADYEMILRIPGVGVQSAQKIILARKHRRLNSLHLKKLGIVMKRAKYFITCNELPSPGVGWEPNRLKHKLLCEMNSKYKKSLDTQLKLFTDFKPVLPTLH